From Cyclopterus lumpus isolate fCycLum1 chromosome 2, fCycLum1.pri, whole genome shotgun sequence, a single genomic window includes:
- the LOC117742134 gene encoding cell adhesion molecule 4-like: MEKLQFFTRINMHNGALASLIGGVLGSVLLLVCIAVVMLWAFHRRKGSYVTNETDGDDEDESEEEDEALRTLRMKEDD, encoded by the exons ATGGAAAAACTCCAGTTCTTTACAA GAATCAACATGCACAACGGAGCTTTGGCATCTTTGATTGGAG GGGTCTTGGGCtccgtgctgctgctggtctgcATCGCCGTGGTGATGCTGTGGGCGTTTCACAGACGCAAAGGCTCGTACGTCACTAACGAGACGGACGGAGACGACGAAGACGAGtcggaggaggaagacgaggcgCTCCGAACTCTGAGGATGAAAGAGGACGATTAA
- the s100b gene encoding protein S100-B has translation MTDLQSSMSTFIAVFQKYSGREGDKHKLKKSELKELLQDELPDLMEHVRDPAALDSLMESLDADGDAECDFQEFMTLVSMVTVCCHQFFQHEDE, from the exons atGACCGACCTCCAGAGCTCCATGTCGACCTTCATCGCCGTGTTTCAGAAGTATtcggggagagaaggagacaaacacaagctgaagaagagcgagctgaaggagctgctgcaggacgaGCTGCCGGACCTGATGGAG CACGTGAGGGACCCGGCCGCCCTCGACAGCCTGATGGAGAGCCTGGACGCCGACGGGGACGCCGAGTGCGACTTCCAGGAGTTCATGACGTTGGTTTCCATGGTTACGGTCTGTTGCCACCAGTTCTTCCAGCACGAGGACGAGTGA